One Mesoplodon densirostris isolate mMesDen1 chromosome X, mMesDen1 primary haplotype, whole genome shotgun sequence genomic region harbors:
- the LOC132482606 gene encoding LOW QUALITY PROTEIN: histone H2A-Bbd type 2/3-like (The sequence of the model RefSeq protein was modified relative to this genomic sequence to represent the inferred CDS: deleted 2 bases in 1 codon) produces MPGKRGRRGSPGRCSCTPRAELSFSMSHMERLLREGHYAQRLSSSAPVYLVAIIQYLTARVLELAGHEAQNNGRRRLTPELMDMAARSNALLPDLFRTSTISQVAPVQH; encoded by the exons ATGCCAGGGAAGAGGGGCCGTCGAGGGTCACCCGGTCGCTGCTCCTGCACCCCCCGAGCCGAGCTGTCCTTCTCCATGAGCCACATGGAGCGCCTCCTGCGGGAGGGCCACTACGCCCAGCGCCTGAGCTCGTCCGCACCCGTCTACCTAGTGGCCATCATCCAGTACCTGACGGCCAGGGTCCTGGAGCTGGCGGGCCATGAGGCCCAGAACAATGGCAGGAGGCGCCTCACTCCAGAGCTGATGGACATGGCGGCCCGCAGCAACGCGCTGCTCCCCGACTTGTTCAGGACT AGCACCATCTCCCAGGTGGCCCCAGTCCAGCACTAG